The Pseudomonas graminis region GAGTCCGACACCCGGCATGTAGCCGGGCTCATGCGCATCAACCACACTGGCGAAGTCTGTGCTCAGGCGTTGTACCAGGGGCAGGCGCTTACTGCGAAACTGCCTCAGGTACGCAAAGCCATGGAGCACGCCGCCGAGGAAGAGATCGACCACCTTGTGTGGTGCGAGCAACGCATTCACCAGTTGGGCAGTCACACCAGTGTGCTCAACCCGCTGTTCTACGGAGCTTCGTTTGGTATTGGCGCGGTGGCTGGCCTGATCAGCGATCGAATCAGCCTGGGCTTCGTTGCCGCGACGGAAGATCAGGTGTGCAAGCATTTGAATGAGCATCTGGAGCAATTGCCGGTCGAGGACGAGAAGTCCCGGGCGATTCTCGAACAGATGCGCGCCGACGAGGAGCATCACGCAGAGAGCGCGATCGAGGCAGGCGGTTTCCGCTTCCCGGCGCCAGTGAAATTCGGCATGAGCCTGATCGCCAAAGTCATGACCAAGACCACCTACAGGATCTGATCGGATCTGCGGCGACCGGCTTCACTTACGGGGCAAGGTAATCGCTGGAGGCTGGAAACAAGAAAGGCGCCTGAAGGGGCGCCTTTTTTTATCGCTGAAACCTTAGACCGGCATGTTGCGGCCGTAGAAGATTTCGAGCATCTCGTGCTTCACGCGGCCAGTGACCTGCTCGCGCTGCTCAGCGGAGAGATTGCTGGTGGCGTCGCCGAACAGGTAGTTGTCCAGTTCGAATTGCTTGAGCAGCATTTTGGTATGGAACAGGTTCTCCTGGTACACGTTGACGTCAGTCATCTGATAGCTGTCGCGCGTGTCGTCGGAAAGGTAATTCTGGATCGAGTTGATCTCGTGGTCGATGAAGTGCTTCTTGCCTTCGACGTCACGGGTGAAACCGCGCACGCGATAATCGACGGTCACGATGTCGGACTCGAACTTGTGGATCAGGTAGTTCAGCGCTTTCAACGGCGAGATCACGCCACAGGTCGACACGTCGATATCCACACGGAAGGTGGCGATGCCGTCAACAGGGTGAATTTCCGGATAGGTGTGAACCGTGATGTGGCTCTTGTCCAGGTGCGCAAGGATGGTTTCCGGCAGCGGACCCGGCGATTCTTCGATCTGGCTGTCAGTCGGCGTAACCGGCTGCTCGGAGATCAGAATGGTCACACTGGCGCCTTGTGGGTCGTAGTCCTGACGCGCAATGTTCAGGATGTTCGCGCCAATGATATCGACGACATCGGTGAGAATCCGCGTCAGGCGTTCGGCGTCGTACACGCTGTTGATGTACTCGACGTAGGCCTGCTGGTCCTGCGGGGTTTCCGCATAGCAGATGTCATAGATGTTGAAGCTCAAGGTCTTGGTCAGGTTATTGAACCCGTGGAGCTTGAGTTTGCTTTTCACCGTTAAAAACTCTCTATATGGGTGCGGCGCTGGCCGCGTGATCAAGCATGCCCGTCAACTGAGCCCGGCTCAGCTGCGTAGGACGGTTAACACCTCTTCGCGTTGGCGATTTTGGTTGTCTGGTCGGAGGCGAGCCGGCTATCCGGCGGTCGCGCCCTGAAAAAGGGGCGCATTATGCAGACGTCAGAAGTCGCATGCCATAGCCTGCACCGCTTTTGTGAAAATTGAGCGTTGCTCAGCCCAGTTCGATGATCTCGTAATCGTGGGTGATTTCGACGCCGGCGTTACCCAGCATGATCGACGCCGAGCAGTATTTCTCGGCCGACAGCTCGATCGCTCGCTTGACCTGCGTTTCTTTCAGACCGCGCCCTTTAACCACGAAGTGCAGATGGATCTTGGTGAAGACCTTGGGATCCTCGTTGGCGCGCTCGGCTTCCAGAAACGCCTCGCAGCTCTCGATAGGCTGGCGGGCTTTCTTGAGGATGCTGACCACGTCGTAGTTGCTGCAGCCACCCAAACCGATCAGCACCATTTCCATCGGGCGAACACCCAGGTTGCGACCGCCGCTTTCTGGCGGGCCGTCCATCACGACCACGTGGCCGCTGCCGGACTCACCGAGGAACATTGCCTCACCCGCCCATTGAATACGCGCCTTCATCACCGGACTCCAATGCTTGAAAAATGGCGGCCAGCTTAGCACAGGGTTTTACTGTCGCTGAGTAGACCGGGCATGCCCGAAAACGACGGAAATGTAGGAAATATCTGAAAAAATGGCTAATTGCCGGTCTTGAACTGCATCAAATCGGAAATACTGCCGATACCTCTAAGAATGCCTCAGGGCGCAGTTTTTTACGGGATACAGCCATGCTCGCCGTGCCGCCTCCGAACAAGATGAAAATCGCCGACAAACTGCTGCCCCATTCCCAGCGGCGAAAATGCCCGGCGAAGAGCAACATCATTTGCGCAGGCGAGGAATCGGATTCGCTGTACTTGATCATAAAGGGCTCGGTGACGATCCTGATCGAAGATAACGAAGGCCGCGAGATGATAGTGGCCTACCTCAATACCGGGGATTTCTTTGGCGAACTAGGGCTTTTTCAGCAGACGGCCGCCGGTGCACAGCGCAGCGCCTGGGTGCGCGCCAAAACCGAATGCGAAGTGGCCGAGATCAGCTACGCCAAGTTCCGCGAGCTCAGTCAGCATGATCCCGAATTGATGTACGCCATCGGTGCGCAGATCGCCGAGCGGCTGCGCAATACCACGCGCAAGGTCGGCGATCTTGCGTTTCTGGACGTCACTGGCCGCGTTGCCCGCAGCCTGCTCGATCTGTGCAAGCAGCCTGACGCGATGACTCACCCCGATGGCATGCAGATCAAGATCACTCGCCAGGAGATTGGCCGTATCGTGGGGTGTTCGCGGGAGATGGTCGGTCGCGTGCTCAAGGCGCTCGAAGAGCAGAACCTGGTTCATGTTCGGGGCAAAACCATGGTTGTGTTCGGTACTCGCTAACGACGTGACCGATGCCCGCAGCTGAATCAGATCCCGGCGAGCAGTCGCGTGTAGCGTTCGCTTAAGCGGTGGAGAAAATCCGGCACTTCGAACAGTTCGTGCAAAGCGATATGGCTCTCTGCTTTGCAGCGCTGATCCAGCTCGCACGTCTCGTTAAAACGATTGACCGCATTCACCATTGCCACGCGTTCGTCATCCAGCAGCATCGCAGCATGAGCCAACACCACCGGCCGCTTGCCACCCTGACTCTGCCGCCAGCGCTGCGCCGTACCGACCATCTTGCGAGCGTTGAGGTTGACGTTGAAACGGCCATCGCAGAAGGCACCTTCGACTTCGCCCAAGGATGCATTGCCACCCAATTCAATCAGCGTATCGAGGATCGGCTGACACAGGCGCATGTAAGCGTTTTCGATGCGGTCGCGATCCAGGTCGGTGTCCGGCTGCACATACACAAGCGCCACATTCACCGTCGAGGGCGATTGCGGCACGGGCTCGCCGCCACTTTCACGCAACAGCACAGGCCAGCCACTGTCGGCGAGCGTTTCGCTGGCCTCAGTGAAGCCGGGAAGACGGCTCAACCGCCGCGGCATGACCAACGCGCGATCCTTAGGCCGCCAGAACAGCAAACCACTATCGGCGTGCCCATCACACACCGATGCCAGCAGATCCTGCTCAGCCTTGAGGCCGGCTTCAACGCAGGTGTCCAAAAGCTGAAGGGTCATGCTGCCTCCTGACGCAAGTGGCGATGGCTTTCTGGCCTAGAACGATAGATCAGTCCAGCCCGCCGGACTTGATCGCCGTGCCTTTCTCCGGGAAAAACAGCCGCTGCAGTTCCACGCCCGGCTTCTCGGCGCGCATGAACGCCTCGCCAACGAGGAAGGAATAGACGTCGTTGATCTCCATCAGCTCGACATCGGCGCGGTTGAGGATCCCGCTTTCAGTGATGACCAGACGATCACGGGGAATACGTGGCAGCAGATCAAGCGTGGTTTCCAGACTGACATCGAACGTGTGCAGGTTGCGGTTGTTGACGCCCACCAGCGGGGTGTCGAGAGTTTTTAGTGCTCGCTCCAGCTCGTCGCCATCGTGGACTTCAACCAGCACGTCGAGGCCGACACCTTTGGCAACCGAGGCCAGTTCGGCCATCTTCACGTCATCCAGTGCCGAAACAATCAGCAGAATGCAATCGGCGCCCAATGCCCGCGCTTCGACGATCTGGTAAGGGTCGATCATGAAGTCCTTGCGGATCACCGGCAGCGAACACGCCGCCCGGGCTTGCTTCAGATACTCGTCAGCGCCCTGGAAGAAATCGATATCGGTCAGCACAGAAAGACAGGTAGCCCCGCCCGCTTCGTAACTCTTGGCGATTTCCGCCGGCTGGAAGTTTTCGCGGATCACGCCTTTGCTCGGCGAAGCCTTCTTGATTTCTGCAATGACGGCCGGCTGCTTGCGCTTGGCCTGAGCAATCATCGCGGCAGCAAATCCACGCGGTGCATCGGCTGCTTTCGCCAGAGTTTCCAACTCGGCGAGGCTGACGCTGGCACGGCGTGCAGCGACTTCCTCGACCTTTCGGGCCAGAATCTTTTCCAACACCGTCGGCACACTCATTCTTCATTCTCCTGCTTGAATACCGCGGTAAAGGCACCCAGTTCTTCCAGCTTTTCGCGGGCCAGGCCCGTGTGCAGTGCGTCGTGTGCCAGCGCCACGCCTTCCTTCAATGACGAAGCATGGTCAGCTGCGTAAAGCGCAGCGCCGGCATTGAGCACGATCATTTCAGCGGCTTTCTGACCGTGTTCGGATTTGCGCCGACCCAGCGCGTCGCGGATCAATTCCAGCGATTGCGCCGGGCTGTCGACCACTAGGCCGAACAGGCTCTGGCTCTTCATGCCCAAGTCTTCCGGCTGTACCCAGTACTCCGTCACTTCGCCGTTCCTCAGTTCCGCGACGAACGTCGGTGCGGCAAGGCTGAATTCGTCCAGGCCATCCTGGGAGTGCACGACCAACACATGTTTGCTGCCCATGCGCAGCAGCACTTCGGCCAATGGCCTGCACAGCGCCTGACTGAACACGCCGACCACCTGATGCTTGACGCCGGCCGGGTTGGTCAGTGGACCGAGCATGTTGAACAGTGTGCGCAGGCCCAGTTCCTTGCGTGGTCCGGCGGCGTGTTTCATCGCGCCGTGATGGGTTTGGGCGAACATGAAACCAATGCCGACGCTGTCGATGCAGCGCGCCACTTGCACCGGGGTCAGGTTCAGGTAAACGCCTGCGGCTTCCAGTAAGTCAGCGCTGCCACTCTTGCCGGAGACCGCGCGATTGCCGTGCTTGGCGACTGTGCAACCCGCCGCCGCGATCACGAACGAGGCAGCGGTCGATACGTTGAAGATGTTCGCGCCATCGCCGCCTGTGCCGACGATGTCGACCACGCCTTCGAGGGTTTTGAGTTGGACCTGATCCGCCAGCTCGCGCATGACCGACACCGCACCGACAATCTCGTCGATGCTTTCACTCTTCATGCGCATGCCCATCAGAAATGCGCCGATCTGCGCCTGGGTGCACTGGCCGGT contains the following coding sequences:
- the trpD gene encoding anthranilate phosphoribosyltransferase, with amino-acid sequence MDIKTALSRVVNQLDLSTDEMRDVMREIMTGQCTQAQIGAFLMGMRMKSESIDEIVGAVSVMRELADQVQLKTLEGVVDIVGTGGDGANIFNVSTAASFVIAAAGCTVAKHGNRAVSGKSGSADLLEAAGVYLNLTPVQVARCIDSVGIGFMFAQTHHGAMKHAAGPRKELGLRTLFNMLGPLTNPAGVKHQVVGVFSQALCRPLAEVLLRMGSKHVLVVHSQDGLDEFSLAAPTFVAELRNGEVTEYWVQPEDLGMKSQSLFGLVVDSPAQSLELIRDALGRRKSEHGQKAAEMIVLNAGAALYAADHASSLKEGVALAHDALHTGLAREKLEELGAFTAVFKQENEE
- a CDS encoding lipoate--protein ligase family protein produces the protein MTLQLLDTCVEAGLKAEQDLLASVCDGHADSGLLFWRPKDRALVMPRRLSRLPGFTEASETLADSGWPVLLRESGGEPVPQSPSTVNVALVYVQPDTDLDRDRIENAYMRLCQPILDTLIELGGNASLGEVEGAFCDGRFNVNLNARKMVGTAQRWRQSQGGKRPVVLAHAAMLLDDERVAMVNAVNRFNETCELDQRCKAESHIALHELFEVPDFLHRLSERYTRLLAGI
- the trpC gene encoding indole-3-glycerol phosphate synthase TrpC, translated to MSVPTVLEKILARKVEEVAARRASVSLAELETLAKAADAPRGFAAAMIAQAKRKQPAVIAEIKKASPSKGVIRENFQPAEIAKSYEAGGATCLSVLTDIDFFQGADEYLKQARAACSLPVIRKDFMIDPYQIVEARALGADCILLIVSALDDVKMAELASVAKGVGLDVLVEVHDGDELERALKTLDTPLVGVNNRNLHTFDVSLETTLDLLPRIPRDRLVITESGILNRADVELMEINDVYSFLVGEAFMRAEKPGVELQRLFFPEKGTAIKSGGLD
- the coq7 gene encoding 2-polyprenyl-3-methyl-6-methoxy-1,4-benzoquinone monooxygenase: MATERHYSPIDRFLLQADAAMKTLLPVSAHAHRPSPAIVQPDVKMNESDTRHVAGLMRINHTGEVCAQALYQGQALTAKLPQVRKAMEHAAEEEIDHLVWCEQRIHQLGSHTSVLNPLFYGASFGIGAVAGLISDRISLGFVAATEDQVCKHLNEHLEQLPVEDEKSRAILEQMRADEEHHAESAIEAGGFRFPAPVKFGMSLIAKVMTKTTYRI
- the speD gene encoding adenosylmethionine decarboxylase; this translates as MKSKLKLHGFNNLTKTLSFNIYDICYAETPQDQQAYVEYINSVYDAERLTRILTDVVDIIGANILNIARQDYDPQGASVTILISEQPVTPTDSQIEESPGPLPETILAHLDKSHITVHTYPEIHPVDGIATFRVDIDVSTCGVISPLKALNYLIHKFESDIVTVDYRVRGFTRDVEGKKHFIDHEINSIQNYLSDDTRDSYQMTDVNVYQENLFHTKMLLKQFELDNYLFGDATSNLSAEQREQVTGRVKHEMLEIFYGRNMPV
- the crp gene encoding cAMP-activated global transcriptional regulator CRP, whose amino-acid sequence is MLAVPPPNKMKIADKLLPHSQRRKCPAKSNIICAGEESDSLYLIIKGSVTILIEDNEGREMIVAYLNTGDFFGELGLFQQTAAGAQRSAWVRAKTECEVAEISYAKFRELSQHDPELMYAIGAQIAERLRNTTRKVGDLAFLDVTGRVARSLLDLCKQPDAMTHPDGMQIKITRQEIGRIVGCSREMVGRVLKALEEQNLVHVRGKTMVVFGTR
- a CDS encoding OsmC family protein, translating into MKARIQWAGEAMFLGESGSGHVVVMDGPPESGGRNLGVRPMEMVLIGLGGCSNYDVVSILKKARQPIESCEAFLEAERANEDPKVFTKIHLHFVVKGRGLKETQVKRAIELSAEKYCSASIMLGNAGVEITHDYEIIELG